Proteins encoded by one window of Streptomyces sp. NBC_01571:
- the pgi gene encoding glucose-6-phosphate isomerase, with amino-acid sequence MSDSPKLTRRPEWVALEDHRADGMLHPQLRELFATDPARAERYVVQVGDLRIDYSKHLITDETLALLQELAVATDVFGLRDAMFRGEKINVTEGRAVLHTALRAPRDAVIEVDGENVVPGVHAVLDKMAAFAERVRSGEWTGHTGRRIRNVVNIGIGGSDLGPAMAYDALRSFTDRGLVVRFVSNVDGADLHEAVRDLDPAETLFIIASKTFTTIETITNATSARSWLLSGLKAGPEAVARHFVALSTNAGKVADFGIDTDNMFEFWDWVGGRYSFDSAIGLSLMIAIGPDRFREMLDGFHLVDEHFRTAPAESNAPLLLGLLGIWYNNFHDAQSHAVLPYSHYLSRFTAYLQQLDMESNGKSVDRQGEPVDWQTGPVVWGTPGTNGQHAYYQLIHQGTKLIPADFIGFANPVDELETGLAAQHDLLMANFFAQTQALAFGKTPDEVRAEGVPEDLVAHKTFKGNHPTTTILARELTPSVLGQLIALYEHKVFVQGAVWNIDSFDQWGVELGKVLAKRIEPALTDGTEVPGLDPSTASLVAAYRTLRKK; translated from the coding sequence ATGTCTGACTCCCCCAAGCTCACGCGGCGTCCGGAGTGGGTGGCCCTGGAGGACCACCGCGCGGACGGCATGCTCCACCCGCAGCTGCGTGAGCTGTTCGCCACCGACCCCGCCCGCGCGGAGCGCTATGTCGTGCAGGTCGGCGATCTGCGGATCGACTACTCCAAGCACCTGATCACGGACGAGACCCTCGCCCTGCTCCAGGAACTGGCGGTGGCCACGGATGTGTTCGGGCTGCGGGATGCGATGTTCCGTGGTGAGAAGATCAATGTGACCGAGGGGCGTGCGGTTCTGCACACCGCGTTGCGGGCGCCGCGGGACGCGGTGATCGAGGTGGACGGGGAGAACGTGGTCCCGGGGGTCCACGCGGTCCTCGACAAGATGGCGGCCTTCGCCGAGCGGGTGCGTTCGGGTGAGTGGACCGGGCACACGGGCAGGCGTATCAGGAACGTCGTGAACATCGGGATCGGCGGTTCCGACCTGGGTCCCGCGATGGCCTACGACGCGCTGCGGTCCTTCACCGACCGTGGTCTGGTGGTGCGGTTCGTGTCGAACGTGGACGGTGCCGACCTGCACGAGGCGGTGCGTGACCTCGACCCGGCCGAGACACTGTTCATCATCGCGTCGAAGACGTTCACCACCATCGAGACGATCACCAACGCCACCTCGGCGCGGTCCTGGCTGCTGTCCGGACTCAAAGCCGGTCCGGAGGCGGTCGCCAGGCACTTCGTGGCCTTGTCGACGAATGCCGGCAAGGTCGCCGACTTCGGCATCGACACGGACAACATGTTCGAGTTCTGGGACTGGGTCGGGGGACGCTACTCCTTCGACTCGGCCATCGGCCTGTCGTTGATGATCGCGATCGGCCCGGACCGGTTCAGGGAGATGCTCGACGGCTTCCACCTCGTCGACGAGCACTTCCGTACCGCGCCGGCCGAGTCCAACGCGCCGCTGCTGCTGGGCCTGCTGGGCATCTGGTACAACAACTTCCACGACGCGCAGTCCCACGCCGTGCTGCCCTACTCCCACTACCTCAGCAGGTTCACCGCCTACCTCCAGCAGCTGGACATGGAGTCCAACGGCAAGTCGGTGGACCGGCAGGGCGAGCCGGTGGACTGGCAGACCGGACCGGTGGTGTGGGGCACTCCCGGCACCAACGGGCAGCACGCCTACTACCAGCTCATCCACCAGGGCACCAAGCTCATCCCGGCCGACTTCATCGGTTTCGCCAACCCGGTCGACGAGCTGGAGACGGGCCTGGCCGCCCAGCACGACCTGCTGATGGCGAACTTCTTCGCCCAGACCCAGGCCCTGGCCTTCGGCAAGACACCCGACGAGGTCCGCGCCGAGGGCGTGCCCGAAGACCTGGTGGCCCACAAGACGTTCAAGGGAAACCACCCCACCACCACGATCCTCGCCCGCGAACTGACCCCCTCCGTCCTGGGCCAGCTCATCGCCCTCTACGAACACAAGGTGTTCGTCCAGGGCGCCGTCTGGAACATCGACTCCTTCGACCAGTGG
- the opcA gene encoding glucose-6-phosphate dehydrogenase assembly protein OpcA — protein sequence MKIDLTDTTASKINKALVQGRRAIGTPAVGMVLTMVIVTDEENAYDSIKAAEEASREHPSRTLVVIKRHARTPRDRTNSHLDAEIRVGADAGTGETVVLRTYGEVSDHADSVVLPLLLPDAPVVVWWPVDAPGVPAKDPLGALAQRRITDMYAVESPLVALEARVSSYAPGDTDLAWTRLTPWRSMLAAALDQARTKVTSAAVESEADNPSAELLARWLGARLKVPVERVVTAGPVVTAVRLGTAAGEIVIDRPEGPLATLTLPAQPPRTLALKVRSTSELIAEELRRLDADEMYAVALRGEGTKETSRHV from the coding sequence ATGAAGATCGACCTGACCGACACCACGGCAAGCAAGATCAACAAGGCGCTCGTGCAGGGACGCCGGGCCATCGGCACCCCCGCCGTGGGCATGGTCCTGACGATGGTCATCGTCACGGACGAGGAGAACGCCTACGACTCGATCAAGGCCGCCGAGGAGGCCTCGCGCGAACACCCCTCGCGCACCCTGGTCGTCATCAAGCGGCACGCCCGCACCCCGCGCGACCGCACCAACTCGCACCTCGACGCCGAGATCCGGGTGGGCGCCGACGCCGGCACCGGTGAGACGGTGGTGCTGCGGACCTACGGCGAGGTGTCCGACCACGCCGACTCCGTGGTGCTGCCGCTGCTGCTTCCCGACGCGCCCGTCGTCGTCTGGTGGCCGGTGGACGCGCCCGGCGTGCCCGCCAAGGACCCGCTGGGTGCCCTCGCGCAGCGCCGCATCACCGACATGTACGCCGTCGAGTCCCCGCTCGTCGCCCTGGAGGCCCGCGTCTCCTCCTACGCGCCGGGCGACACCGACCTGGCCTGGACCCGGCTGACCCCGTGGCGTTCGATGCTGGCCGCCGCGCTCGACCAGGCCCGTACGAAGGTGACCTCGGCCGCCGTCGAGAGCGAGGCCGACAACCCGAGCGCCGAGTTGCTGGCCCGCTGGCTGGGCGCCCGGCTCAAGGTCCCGGTCGAACGGGTCGTCACCGCCGGTCCGGTGGTCACCGCCGTCCGGCTCGGCACGGCGGCCGGCGAGATCGTCATCGACCGCCCCGAGGGTCCACTGGCCACGCTGACCCTGCCCGCGCAGCCCCCGCGCACCCTCGCCCTGAAGGTGCGCAGCACTTCCGAACTGATCGCCGAGGAACTGCGCCGCCTCGACGCGGACGAGATGTACGCCGTCGCCCTGCGGGGCGAGGGCACCAAGGAGACCTCCCGTCATGTCTGA
- the zwf gene encoding glucose-6-phosphate dehydrogenase, producing MTNSEALPDGDPQDASTTPEGSGDQAVEPGAVKAASAAAGTAPEAGPDWDNPLRDPRDRRLPRIAGPSGLVIFGVTGDLSRKKLMPAVYDLANRGLLPPGFSLLGFARREWEDQDFAQVVHDSVREHARTEFREEVWQQLAEGMRFIPGDFDDDTAFKQLREAVQELDSSRGTSGNYAFYLSVPPKFFPKVVQQLKKHGLADAPEGSWRRAIIEKPFGHDLASARELNAIVHEVFDPEQVFRIDHYLGKETVQNILALRFANQMYEPIWNRSYVDHVQITMAEDIGIGGRAGYYDGIGSARDVIQNHLLQLMALTAMEEPIAFDVESLLTEKLKVLKSVRLPENLGEHTVRGQYAAAWQGGERVRGYLQEDGIDPGSTTDTYAAVKVEIDNRRWAGVPFYLRTGKRLGRRVTEIAVVFQRAPHSPFDSTATEELGQNAIVIRVQPDEGMTVRFGSKVPGTSMEIRDVSMDFAYGESFTESSPEAYERLILDVLLGDANLFPRHQEVEESWKILDPIEEHWETHGKPAQYPSGSWGPKEADEMLARDGRSWRRP from the coding sequence ATGACCAACAGTGAAGCGCTTCCCGACGGTGACCCGCAGGATGCGTCCACCACGCCGGAGGGATCCGGTGACCAGGCCGTGGAACCGGGAGCTGTGAAGGCCGCGTCCGCCGCGGCCGGGACCGCGCCCGAGGCCGGCCCGGACTGGGACAACCCGCTGCGCGACCCGCGCGACCGCCGTCTGCCGCGTATCGCGGGCCCCTCCGGTCTCGTCATCTTCGGTGTCACCGGCGACCTCTCCCGCAAGAAGCTGATGCCGGCCGTGTACGACCTCGCCAACCGGGGTCTGCTGCCGCCCGGCTTCTCGCTCCTCGGGTTCGCCCGGCGCGAGTGGGAGGACCAGGACTTCGCCCAGGTGGTGCACGACTCGGTGCGTGAGCACGCGCGGACCGAGTTCCGTGAGGAGGTCTGGCAGCAGCTCGCCGAGGGCATGCGGTTCATCCCGGGCGACTTCGACGACGACACCGCGTTCAAGCAGCTGCGCGAGGCCGTGCAGGAGCTGGATTCCTCCCGGGGCACCAGCGGCAACTACGCCTTCTACCTCTCGGTCCCGCCGAAGTTCTTCCCCAAGGTCGTCCAGCAGCTGAAGAAGCACGGGCTGGCGGACGCGCCGGAGGGTTCCTGGCGACGCGCGATCATCGAAAAGCCGTTCGGTCACGACCTGGCCAGCGCGCGGGAGCTGAACGCGATCGTGCACGAGGTGTTCGACCCGGAGCAGGTGTTCCGCATCGACCACTACCTCGGCAAGGAGACCGTCCAGAACATTCTGGCGCTCCGCTTCGCCAATCAGATGTACGAGCCCATCTGGAACCGGTCGTACGTCGACCACGTACAGATCACCATGGCCGAGGACATCGGCATCGGCGGCCGGGCCGGCTACTACGACGGCATCGGCTCGGCCCGTGACGTCATCCAGAACCATCTGCTCCAGCTGATGGCGCTGACCGCGATGGAGGAGCCCATCGCGTTCGACGTCGAGTCGCTGCTGACGGAGAAGCTGAAGGTCCTGAAGTCGGTCAGGCTCCCGGAGAACCTGGGCGAGCACACCGTGCGCGGGCAGTACGCGGCGGCCTGGCAGGGCGGCGAGCGGGTACGCGGCTATCTGCAGGAGGACGGCATCGACCCCGGGTCGACGACCGACACCTACGCGGCCGTCAAGGTGGAGATCGACAACCGCCGCTGGGCGGGTGTCCCGTTCTACCTGAGGACCGGCAAGCGTCTGGGCCGGCGGGTGACCGAGATCGCGGTGGTCTTCCAGCGCGCGCCCCACTCCCCCTTCGACTCGACGGCCACCGAGGAACTGGGCCAGAACGCGATCGTCATCCGCGTCCAGCCCGACGAGGGCATGACGGTCCGCTTCGGTTCGAAGGTGCCGGGTACCTCCATGGAGATCCGGGACGTCTCGATGGACTTCGCCTACGGCGAGTCGTTCACCGAGTCCAGCCCGGAGGCGTACGAACGGCTGATCCTGGATGTCCTGCTCGGCGACGCCAATCTCTTCCCCCGTCACCAGGAGGTGGAAGAGTCCTGGAAGATCCTCGACCCCATCGAGGAGCACTGGGAGACGCACGGCAAGCCCGCGCAGTACCCCTCGGGCAGCTGGGGTCCGAAGGAAGCCGACGAGATGCTCGCACGAGACGGACGGAGCTGGCGCAGGCCATGA
- the tal gene encoding transaldolase yields the protein MITVTEAAATAVTLKRLSDEGVSIWLDDLSRKRIASGNLAELVETKHVVGVTTNPSIFQAAIGSGEGYEEQLAELAVRGVTVDEAVRMMTTADVRAAADILRPVYDATAGRDGRVSIEVDPRLAHHTAATVAEAKQLAWLVDRPNVMIKIPATEAGLPAITEVVGLGISVNVTLIFSLERYRAVMDAYLAGLEKAQASGVDLATVHSVASFFVSRVDSEIDKRLGKVGTDEALALKGRAALANARLAYEAYEDVFGASRWTALATAGANKQRPLWASTGVKDPAYKDTLYVDELVAPGTVNTMPEATLDATADHGDIHGDAVSGGYAQARADLAAVERLGISYDEVVKQLEDEGVSKFEAAWGDLLDAVKVSLSGKGVEGE from the coding sequence ATGATCACTGTGACCGAAGCAGCCGCGACCGCGGTAACCCTGAAGCGCCTCTCCGACGAAGGCGTCTCCATCTGGCTGGACGACCTCTCGCGCAAGCGCATCGCGTCCGGCAACCTCGCCGAACTCGTCGAGACCAAGCACGTGGTGGGCGTCACCACCAACCCCTCCATCTTCCAGGCCGCCATCGGCTCGGGCGAGGGGTACGAGGAGCAGCTGGCCGAACTCGCCGTGCGCGGCGTGACGGTCGACGAGGCCGTCCGGATGATGACCACGGCCGACGTCCGCGCCGCCGCCGACATCCTGCGCCCGGTGTACGACGCGACCGCCGGCCGTGACGGCCGGGTCTCCATCGAGGTCGACCCGCGCCTGGCCCACCACACCGCCGCGACCGTCGCCGAGGCCAAGCAGCTGGCCTGGCTGGTGGACCGCCCGAACGTGATGATCAAGATCCCGGCGACCGAGGCAGGTCTCCCGGCGATCACCGAGGTGGTCGGCCTCGGTATCAGCGTCAACGTCACGCTGATCTTCTCGCTGGAGCGCTACCGCGCGGTCATGGACGCCTACCTGGCCGGGCTCGAGAAGGCCCAGGCCTCCGGCGTCGACCTCGCCACCGTCCACTCCGTCGCCTCCTTCTTCGTCTCCCGCGTCGACAGCGAGATCGACAAGCGGCTGGGGAAGGTCGGCACGGACGAGGCGCTGGCCCTCAAGGGCAGGGCGGCGCTGGCCAACGCGCGTCTCGCGTACGAGGCCTACGAGGACGTCTTCGGCGCGTCCCGCTGGACCGCCCTCGCCACGGCGGGCGCCAACAAGCAGCGCCCCCTGTGGGCTTCGACCGGCGTCAAGGACCCGGCGTACAAGGACACGCTGTACGTCGACGAGCTGGTCGCGCCGGGCACGGTCAACACCATGCCGGAGGCCACGCTCGACGCCACCGCCGACCACGGTGACATCCACGGCGACGCGGTGAGCGGTGGCTACGCCCAGGCACGCGCCGACCTCGCGGCCGTCGAGCGGCTCGGGATCTCGTACGACGAGGTCGTCAAGCAGCTGGAGGACGAGGGCGTCTCCAAGTTCGAGGCCGCGTGGGGCGATCTGCTCGACGCGGTGAAGGTCTCGCTGAGCGGCAAGGGAGTCGAGGGGGAATGA
- the tkt gene encoding transketolase, producing the protein MSAQQSTQTPDRSPDGLEWTELDRRAVDTARVLAADAVQQVGNGHPGTAMSLAPAAYTIFQKVMRHDPADPEWTGRDRFVLSPGHTSLTLYTQLFLSGYELELDDLKAFRTHGSKTPGHPEYGHTAGVETTTGPLGQGVANAVGMAMAARYERGLFDPESPQGESPFDHTIWAIVSDGDLEEGISAEASSLAGHQKLGNLVFLYDDNHISIEGDTATAFSEDVLKRYEAYGWHVQRIEPTADGDIDVHALHTALRTAQAETGRPSIIAMRTIIAWPAPNAQNTEASHGSALGADEIAATKRVLGFDPEQTFQVDADVLAHARAALDRGAEAHAAWDKRIAEWRTAQPERAKLFDRVVAGQLPEGWEEALPAFEPGTSVATRAASGKVLQALGGVLPELWGGSADLAGSNNTTIDKTSSFLPAGNPLPEADPYGRTVHFGIREHSMAAEMNGIALHGNTRIYGGTFLVFSDYMRNAVRLSALMQLPVTYVWTHDSIGLGEDGPTHQPVEHLASLRAIPGLNIVRPADANETTVAWAEILRRHATNPAPHGLALTRQGVPTYEVNAEAAKGGYVLREASTGTPDVVLVATGSEVHLAVEARDLLEAEGVGTRVVSMPSVEWFEEQSAEYRQSVLPPSVKARVAVEAGIGLTWYRYVGDHGRIVSLEHFGASADAKTLFAEFGFTAENVAAAARESLAAARG; encoded by the coding sequence ATGAGCGCGCAGCAGAGCACCCAGACACCGGACCGTTCTCCCGACGGTCTCGAGTGGACCGAACTCGACCGGCGTGCCGTCGACACCGCTCGTGTCCTGGCGGCGGACGCCGTGCAGCAGGTCGGGAACGGCCACCCCGGCACCGCGATGAGCCTGGCCCCGGCCGCGTACACGATCTTTCAGAAGGTGATGAGGCACGACCCCGCCGACCCGGAGTGGACCGGCCGCGACCGCTTCGTCCTCTCCCCCGGCCACACGTCGCTGACCCTTTACACCCAGCTCTTCCTGTCCGGTTACGAACTGGAGCTGGACGACCTCAAGGCGTTCCGGACCCACGGCTCGAAGACGCCGGGCCACCCCGAGTACGGGCACACCGCGGGCGTCGAGACGACGACCGGTCCGCTCGGCCAGGGTGTCGCCAACGCCGTGGGCATGGCGATGGCCGCCCGCTACGAGCGCGGTCTCTTCGACCCCGAGTCTCCTCAGGGCGAGTCCCCCTTCGACCACACCATCTGGGCGATCGTCTCGGACGGTGACCTGGAGGAGGGCATCTCCGCCGAGGCCTCCTCGCTCGCGGGCCACCAGAAGCTCGGCAACCTCGTCTTCCTCTACGACGACAACCACATCTCCATCGAGGGCGACACCGCGACGGCCTTCTCCGAGGACGTCCTCAAGCGGTACGAGGCGTACGGCTGGCACGTGCAGCGGATCGAGCCCACCGCGGACGGCGACATCGACGTCCACGCGCTCCACACGGCGCTGCGGACGGCGCAGGCCGAGACCGGGCGCCCCTCGATCATCGCGATGCGCACGATCATCGCGTGGCCCGCCCCGAACGCGCAGAACACCGAGGCCTCCCACGGCTCCGCGCTCGGCGCCGACGAGATCGCCGCCACCAAGCGGGTGCTGGGCTTCGACCCCGAGCAGACCTTCCAGGTGGACGCCGACGTGCTGGCGCACGCGCGGGCCGCCCTCGACCGGGGTGCCGAGGCGCACGCCGCCTGGGACAAGCGGATCGCGGAGTGGCGCACGGCGCAGCCCGAGCGCGCGAAGCTCTTCGACCGCGTCGTCGCCGGCCAGCTGCCCGAGGGCTGGGAGGAAGCGCTGCCGGCGTTCGAGCCCGGTACGTCCGTCGCGACCCGGGCCGCCTCCGGCAAGGTCCTGCAGGCGCTCGGCGGGGTGCTCCCCGAGCTGTGGGGCGGCTCGGCCGACCTGGCGGGCTCGAACAACACCACCATCGACAAGACCTCCTCCTTCCTGCCTGCGGGCAACCCGCTGCCGGAGGCCGACCCGTACGGCCGAACCGTCCACTTCGGTATCCGTGAGCACTCGATGGCCGCGGAGATGAACGGCATCGCGCTGCACGGCAACACCCGCATCTACGGCGGCACCTTCCTGGTCTTCTCCGACTACATGCGCAACGCCGTCCGGCTGTCCGCGCTGATGCAGCTCCCCGTCACCTATGTCTGGACCCACGACTCGATCGGGCTCGGCGAGGACGGCCCCACCCACCAGCCGGTCGAGCACCTCGCCTCGCTGCGCGCGATCCCGGGTCTGAACATCGTGCGCCCGGCCGACGCCAACGAGACGACGGTCGCCTGGGCCGAGATCCTGCGGCGGCATGCCACGAACCCGGCCCCGCACGGTCTGGCGCTCACCCGTCAGGGCGTGCCCACCTACGAGGTCAACGCCGAGGCGGCGAAGGGTGGTTACGTGCTGCGGGAGGCGTCCACCGGGACGCCGGACGTGGTTCTCGTCGCCACCGGCTCCGAGGTGCACCTCGCGGTGGAGGCACGCGACCTGCTGGAGGCCGAGGGTGTGGGTACCCGGGTGGTGTCGATGCCGTCCGTCGAGTGGTTCGAGGAGCAGTCCGCCGAGTACCGGCAGAGCGTGCTTCCGCCGTCCGTGAAGGCCCGCGTGGCGGTCGAGGCGGGCATCGGCCTGACCTGGTACCGGTACGTCGGTGACCACGGACGCATTGTCTCGCTGGAGCACTTCGGTGCCTCCGCCGACGCCAAGACCCTGTTCGCCGAGTTCGGCTTCACCGCCGAGAACGTCGCCGCCGCCGCGCGGGAATCTCTCGCCGCCGCCCGCGGTTGA
- a CDS encoding AraC family transcriptional regulator — protein sequence MADRTTQGGVGGDETQDGIKTFPFPTDLSLSGVGMQIGAMGTGRTWHVDAPLERVHRIDFHIVMLFHEGPVRHMIDFAEYEVAAGEILWIRPGQVHRFSRTDRYRGTVLTMQPGFLPRATVEATGLYRYDLPPVLRPDPQRFAALEHALTQLEREYVDTTTLPLSLHTAVLRHSLTAFLLRLSHLAASSAEGDRERTDTTFTRFRDAVEKGFATNHSVSAYADALGYSRRTLVRAVRAATGQTPKGFIDKRVILEAKRLLAHTEMPIGRIGVAVGFPDSANFSKFFHQHTGTTPVAFRAELS from the coding sequence ATGGCAGACAGAACCACCCAAGGCGGTGTCGGGGGCGACGAGACCCAGGACGGGATCAAGACCTTCCCCTTCCCCACCGACCTGAGCCTCTCCGGCGTCGGCATGCAGATCGGCGCGATGGGGACGGGCCGCACCTGGCACGTGGACGCGCCCCTGGAGCGCGTCCACCGCATCGACTTCCATATCGTGATGCTGTTCCACGAGGGCCCGGTCCGGCACATGATCGACTTCGCCGAGTACGAGGTCGCCGCGGGCGAAATCCTGTGGATCCGCCCCGGTCAGGTGCACCGCTTCTCCCGCACCGACCGCTACCGCGGCACCGTCCTGACCATGCAGCCCGGCTTCCTGCCGCGGGCGACCGTCGAGGCGACCGGCCTCTACCGCTACGACCTGCCCCCCGTGCTGCGCCCCGACCCCCAGCGGTTCGCCGCCCTGGAGCACGCGCTGACGCAGCTGGAGCGCGAGTACGTCGACACGACCACCCTGCCGCTCAGCCTGCACACCGCGGTGCTGCGGCACTCCCTCACCGCCTTCCTGCTCCGCCTCTCCCACCTCGCGGCCAGCTCCGCCGAGGGCGACCGCGAGCGCACCGACACCACCTTCACCCGCTTCCGGGACGCGGTCGAGAAGGGCTTCGCCACCAACCACAGCGTCAGCGCGTACGCCGACGCCCTCGGTTACTCCCGCCGCACCCTGGTGCGCGCGGTGCGCGCCGCCACCGGACAGACCCCGAAGGGCTTCATCGACAAGCGGGTGATCCTGGAGGCCAAGCGGCTGCTGGCGCACACCGAGATGCCGATCGGCCGCATCGGCGTCGCCGTGGGGTTCCCGGACTCCGCGAACTTCTCGAAGTTCTTCCACCAGCACACGGGGACGACCCCGGTGGCGTTCCGGGCGGAGCTGAGCTGA
- a CDS encoding glycoside hydrolase family 16 protein has protein sequence MREPSGTLVRRGPLRRTLVAVLGTLGLVAAAAAAATLPANASAPTPPSGWSQVFVDDFNGAAGTGVNTSNWQYDTGTSYPGGAANWGTGEVETMTSSTNNVALDGNGNLLITPRRDASGNWTSGRIETTRTDFQPPAGGKLRVESRLQMPNVTGAAAKGYWPAFWALGAPYRGNYQNWPSVGELDIMENVQGLNTEWATMHCGTNPGGPCNETSGIGGNTPCAGTTCQAGFHTYAMEWDRSTSPEEIRFYLDGVNFHTVKANQVDAATWANATNHGYFVILNVAMGGGFPGAFGGGPDSGTVPGHPLVVDYVQVLQAAGSGTTPPPTGNRDAYSAVQAESYDSQSGTITEATTDSGGGQDIGSLANGDWALYKGVNFGSSAARQFYARVASGAASGVSGLVEVRLDSRTSTPVGSFAVGGTGGWQSWRTVPANITGVTGTHDVYLTFTSGQPADFVNVNWFDFGH, from the coding sequence ATGCGTGAACCCTCCGGCACCCTCGTAAGACGCGGCCCCCTGCGGCGCACCCTGGTGGCCGTCCTCGGCACCCTGGGCCTGGTCGCGGCCGCCGCCGCGGCCGCCACCCTCCCCGCGAACGCGTCCGCGCCCACTCCCCCCTCCGGCTGGTCCCAGGTCTTCGTCGACGACTTCAACGGAGCGGCCGGAACCGGCGTCAACACCTCCAACTGGCAGTACGACACCGGCACCAGCTATCCCGGTGGCGCGGCCAACTGGGGCACCGGCGAGGTCGAGACGATGACCTCCAGCACCAACAACGTCGCCCTGGACGGCAATGGCAATCTGCTGATCACCCCGCGCCGCGACGCCTCGGGCAACTGGACCTCGGGCCGCATCGAGACCACCCGCACCGACTTCCAGCCGCCGGCCGGCGGCAAACTGCGCGTCGAGTCACGGCTCCAGATGCCGAACGTGACCGGCGCCGCCGCCAAGGGCTACTGGCCCGCTTTCTGGGCGCTGGGCGCGCCCTACCGCGGCAACTACCAGAACTGGCCGAGCGTCGGCGAGCTGGACATCATGGAGAACGTCCAGGGCCTCAACACCGAGTGGGCCACGATGCACTGCGGCACCAACCCGGGCGGCCCGTGCAACGAGACGAGCGGCATCGGCGGCAACACCCCCTGCGCCGGCACGACCTGCCAGGCCGGCTTCCACACGTACGCGATGGAGTGGGACAGGTCGACGAGCCCCGAGGAGATCCGCTTCTACCTCGACGGCGTCAACTTCCACACGGTGAAGGCGAACCAGGTGGACGCGGCGACCTGGGCGAACGCCACCAACCACGGCTACTTCGTCATCCTGAACGTGGCGATGGGCGGTGGCTTCCCCGGCGCGTTCGGCGGCGGTCCCGACAGCGGCACGGTGCCCGGTCACCCGCTGGTGGTGGACTACGTCCAGGTGCTGCAGGCCGCTGGGAGCGGTACCACACCGCCGCCGACCGGCAACCGCGACGCCTACAGCGCCGTCCAGGCCGAGTCGTACGACAGCCAGTCCGGCACCATCACCGAGGCCACCACGGACAGCGGCGGCGGCCAGGACATCGGCTCGCTGGCGAACGGCGACTGGGCGCTCTACAAGGGCGTCAACTTCGGCTCCTCGGCGGCCAGGCAGTTCTACGCCCGGGTCGCGAGCGGTGCGGCGAGCGGCGTCAGCGGTCTGGTCGAGGTGCGCCTCGACAGCCGCACGAGCACGCCCGTCGGCAGCTTCGCGGTGGGCGGCACCGGGGGCTGGCAGAGCTGGCGAACGGTCCCGGCCAACATCACCGGCGTCACCGGCACCCACGACGTCTATCTGACCTTCACCAGCGGCCAGCCCGCCGACTTCGTGAACGTCAACTGGTTCGACTTCGGCCACTGA